TGGATAATTGAAGTTTACAATCTCTATTACATAATTTATGATTTTTATGAATTTGCAAAATATCCAGAAAAAATTTATAAAGGTATTTTCAGAAAAATTTTTATCACAATAATTCCTGTTATAATTCTTTCCAACTATCCAGTAAAATTTTTATTAAAAGAGAGAAATTTCTTTTTCCTTTTTTATCAAATCCTCATTCTTTTGATATTTTACTTAATTTTTAAATTTATGTGGATAAGGGGGCTAAAAAGATATGAAGGCGCAACTATATAATAAAAAAGTCATTGCATTTTTAATTTTTCTTTTTCCTTATCTTTTTGGCGGATATTTTCACTTAAATGAATATTTTCCTTTAATTCACGAAGTTTTTGAATTTAATGATAAATTATATTTTCTTGTTATAGATAAAAATGGTATTTATATATTTGAAAAATTTGAAAATAAAGTTTCTACTTATTGTTTTAAAAAAGAAGAGGCAGGAAAAGAAATTGTTTCATACCGCCTTCCAGAGGCAGAAGTAAATATTGATTCTCTCAAAAAATTGGTTGAAATTAAAAATGTTTTCAGTGGAGGATACAGCCTTTATTTCAATCTTGAAAAAAAATGTTTTGAAAATATTTCAAAAAGCAAGTTTAAATCGGAAAAAAGAAAAAAAGAATATGAATTTATAATAAAAGATACATTAAAAATAAAATTAGAAAAAGGGCGAAAAAACGGAGAAAGGGAAGATACATTTATAATCTTTACTCCTTCAAAAAAGGAAAAATTTCCTTTACCACCCTTAAGCCTTTTTTCTTTTAAAAGATTAGTACCTGAGCATTTAAAATTTCATCTTAAATATGAAAGTGAAAGAAAATTTGGAAGATACAGTGTGTTCTTGTATGAGGCGAAAGATCTTTATCTTATCGGTAATAAAATATGGTTTCTTATAGACTTTTATACTGGTGAAGGTTATGAAGGAGCCGGGGGTATTGGCTATTTTGATTATAAAAGAAAAAAAATAGGTATAGCGAGGATTCCAGAACTTAATGATTATGGTATCTTTACTTCCTTTATCACAGATAAAAATATATGGATAGTTCCTATCATTCATTATGAATATCATGATAAATTTGCCGATTATCTTATTGAATTCAACACTACTACTTATAGATACAGAGTATATACTCCTGAAAACAGCCTGTTTAAAAGTTTTGAGATTGTTAAAATTTCAAAAATAAACAAAGATTTAATTTGTTTTTTCACTGGTACAGAAGTTATATTGTTAAATTTAAAAACTTATGAATGGGAAAAATACTCACTTTATTTAAAAGTTAAAACTGATTCAACACCTTTATTTTATATAAAAAGTGATTCCGTGCAAGAAAGGTCTCCATTAATTATAAAATACGCTAAAAAAGGAGAAGAGTTTTTTCCTCTTGATTTTATGTGGAATAAAAGAGCCGAAATAAAAGTCCCTTTTAAAATATGTGGAAAATGTGAAGTTTCGAGAGAATATATAAAGGACGAAAAAAACAAGAAAAAAGCCCTGATGGAATTATTTTCTGTAGATTATTATTATATTAAGACTAAAGATAAAAATATTTTATATTTTCATTTTTCACCTTTTGAAATTTCCAAAGAAATAATAAAAGATTCTGTATATGAAATTTGTGTATATGGTGCTTATATAAAAGTAGATGATACAGAACTTTCTCTTAAGACCACGGGTAAAATAAAAATTCCGCCTCCTCCATGGAAAATATTCTCTCAAAATCCAGTTTTCTCAATGGAAGAAGAAGTGGAAATAATGAAAAGGGAGGCAGAGGAGAGCCAGAAATTTCTTTATCCTGAATAAATCTATTTATTGCATAATGTGAAATTCTGATAAAATTATAGTCCAAAATTTTTAATTATTTCGGCAAGTTCAGGGTTTTTCTTTGAATATTCCTTTAAAATTTTTAAAATTATTTCTTCTCTTTCCTTTATTTCTTTATTTATTTTTAAATAAGGCTGTAATGCAGTTCTTCTATCCCATATTGCAAATCCTATTGTAACTGCAACAATCCCTGCAAAAGCAGCAACAATCCCAATAAAAATATGAATAATTTGATCAAATCTTCTTTCAATTTGTTCAAATCTTTTTTCAATCTGCTCAAATCTTTTATCAATTTGTTCAAATCTTTTTTCAGTATATTCCTTAAATTCTTTTAAAGATGTTTCAATTCTTATTAATCTATCTCTATCTTCAAGTGTAAAGGGGACTTCTTTTTGAGCAAAGAGTCTGCTATTTAAAAAAACTAAAACAAAAATTAAAATTATTTTTTTCATATTTAAATTGTAAAGTTTTTGTAATTAAAATTCAATTAATTGTAGAATACCATAACATTTTAGGCTGATAAGGATTATTAATATATTTTTTTAAAAAATAAAAGAAGGGGAGAAAATTATTTAAAGATTTATGGGGTTTACATTGAATTTTTCTGGCTCAATAAGATTATAAGGAGTGCCTCCTACAAAATGTTCTTGTATAGTCCTCTTTAAATCTTTCAACATAAGCATTTTCTCATAAAATCTTTTGCATTTCACCTCTCAAAGATTTGTAAGCATAAGCAAAACCAAAATTCGTCTTTAAAAGAGCTGCACAGAAAATATACCTTTACTTTACCCGTTTTTGCATAAAAAGATATTTATGCTTTTGGATTTGGTATTTTAATAGTTGATGCAGAAAGGGATTTTATTTTTCTTTCCCCAAAAAATTTATCAAGAAGCACTTTCAAAGTATCCTGCCCCATTCTGGGACACTTTCCACCTTTTCCTTTTTATAAATTCAACTATTTCAGGATAAAAAGTCTTTGTCTTCTCCTTATAGGTGCTCTTGATTTAGGAATAAGGGATTCTATTTTACCTTTGCGATTCCCTAAATTTCTTTTTCCATAAATATACAGCAATTCTTCTTAATTCCAAAAGCATCCTTTGTTGCCTTGTCGCCATATTTTTCAAAAAATTTGATGATTTCCCTCACTTTTTCCTCTCTATCATTATTTTTTAAACTTTTTTTCTTTTTCATATTTTAGTCTTTAAGTATTTTTAATCTACTTTTCAAATTATCTATTATCTCTTTAAAATTTTTCAGAGAATGTTTTATAAAAAGTAAAGAGTATTGAGAATGTTATGTTAGAATTTTTTTAAAACCTCAATTATGTAATCTACCTCTTCATCTTTTAAACAAGGGTAAAGGGGCAAAGTAACTTCCCTTTTTGATAAATTTTCTGTTACTGAAAGATTTATTCTTCCATATCTTTCACTTATATAAGAAAAAAGATGAACTGGTGGATAGTGATGGGAACACTGAATTTCCTTTTCTTTTAAATATTTTATAAGTTCCTTCCTTTCTTTTTTATCTCTTGTAAAAATAGGATTTATATGATAGGAAGAAGGTTCATTTTTATCATAGGGAAATGTAAATTTACCCTCAATTTCTTCTCTTATTTTAAAATAAATTCTTTTTCTTTTTTCCTGCCTTTCTTTTAGTCTTTTAAATAAAATATTCCCGAGAGCACCCTGAAGTTCAGTTGGTCTAAAATTAAATCCAGGAAAACTTATATCATAATCAGATACAAGATCTTCCTTTTCTACAGATAAATCTTTTATACCATGATTTCTCAATAATTTTATTCTTTCATATAACCTTTCATCATCTGTTAAAACCATACCACCCTCACCTAAATGAAGATTCTTATTACCGTAAAAACTATAAACTCCTGCTATACCAAATGTTCCAGCATATCTATTTTCTCTCTCGGCTGGGAAAGCATGGGCTGCATCCTCAATAAGATAAATTTTATTTTCCTTACAAAATTCTATATATTCTTTCATATCAACAATAAATCCTGCATAGTGCATAAAAACAAGTGCTTTTGTTCTTTTTGATAATTTTTTTTCAGCATCCTTTAAATCTATTACAGGATACTTTTCTGATATGACATCAACAAAAACTGGTGTTGCACCAAGATGAATTAAAGGTTCGACTGTTGCTGTGAAAGTAAAAGAGGGGACGAGAACTTCATCATATTTACCTATTTCAAGTGCTTTATAAACAAGATGAAGACCTGTAGTAGCTGAAGAAACAAAAATAGCTTTACTTTTAGTTAAATCTGCAATATTTTTTTCAAATTTTAAACATTCCTCTCCGAAGGATAATTGCCCTTTTTCAAGAACATTAAGTAAATAAGTTTTTTCTTCCTCCATTAACTTTATTTTAAAGTAGGGAATTTTCATATTTTAAAATAATTTTCAATAAATTTTATTTCCTCAAATTTATCCTTTATTTTACCTTCTATTTTATTTATTTTTATTTCTTTTAGAATTTTACCGATTTTTTCACCTTTAAATCCCATTTTAATTAAAAAATCACCGTTAACAAAAATTCTTAAATTACAAAAGTTTTTTATAATACTTTTAATTTTATAATAAGGAAAATCTGATTTTAAAAGAGAAATGAATAAACTTTTATCCTTCATTTCATAACACTTTTCTTTTTTTTGATTTTTAAAAGAATTTAAAAGTTCTCTCTTTTCATTTTTTTCAAGAAATAAATCTATTTTTTTTATATAATTTTCATTTTTTAGAATTATTGCGAGAATATAGATCCAGTCTTTTTTTGAAAAATTTTTTAAATTTTTATCAAAAAGTTCAAGAAATTTTAATATTTTATTTTCTTCTTCCAGATTTTCTTCAAAATAACTTTTTAAAAGGTTAAATTTTAAAAGTTCTTCAATGATTTTTTTTCTTTCTTTCAATATGCTTATTTCTCTTATTTCTTTTTTTATTCTTGGAAAACTTACATTTTTAATAAATTTTTTAGCCATTTCAAATTCTTTTTCAGTTATTTCTAAATCAAAATTAAGTTTTACTTTATACTTTATTGCTCTTATTGCTCTTGTAGGATCTTCACGGAAACTTTCATTTTTTAAAATTTTTATTTTTTTATTTTTAATATCATTAATTCCATTATAAACATCAATTATTTTCATTTCAGGGTAAATTAAAAGGGCAACTGCATTAATAGTGAAATCCCTTCTCTTTAAATCTTCTTCAATACTTTCAGCTTTTTCAATTTGGGGCAAACTTCCTTCCTTTAAATAACTTTCCTTTCTTGCCATTGCAAAATCAAACTCAAAATTATCAAATTCAAATTCATAGGTTTTAAAGGGATAACTTTTATAAGATTTTTTCCATTTTTTTGAGAGTTCTTCAACAAAATCCTTGGGGTCTGATAGTAAAACAAAATCAAAATCTCTTATTTCCTCTTTACCTAAAATTAAATCTCTAACTGCACCACCAACGAGGAAGATTTCCTTTTTCAATTTTTTTGCTATTTCATAAATGTTTTTTATATATTTATTCCTATGTAATTTTTGAAAATCTACCATTTTTAAAATTACCTCTCGGATGATACTTTTCAATTACTTCATGTAAATGTGCTCTTGTTACATGGGTATAAATCTGTGTAGTTGAGATTGAAGAATGTCCCAAAATTATCTTTAAAGTTTTTAAATCACAACCATTTAAAAGCATATGGGTAGCAAAAGTGTGTCTCAATATATGGGGATGTAGTTTTTTAATCCCTACTTTTATTGAATATTTTTTTAATATTTTCCAAAATCCAACTCTTGTTAATTTTGTTCCATTTTTGTTTAAAAACAAAAAATCAGAGTTTTTATTTTTTAAAATTTTATTTCTTTCTTTTTCTATGTATTCTTTTAGGTAAAAAAGACATATTTTAT
This genomic window from candidate division WOR-3 bacterium contains:
- a CDS encoding DegT/DnrJ/EryC1/StrS family aminotransferase, which codes for MEEEKTYLLNVLEKGQLSFGEECLKFEKNIADLTKSKAIFVSSATTGLHLVYKALEIGKYDEVLVPSFTFTATVEPLIHLGATPVFVDVISEKYPVIDLKDAEKKLSKRTKALVFMHYAGFIVDMKEYIEFCKENKIYLIEDAAHAFPAERENRYAGTFGIAGVYSFYGNKNLHLGEGGMVLTDDERLYERIKLLRNHGIKDLSVEKEDLVSDYDISFPGFNFRPTELQGALGNILFKRLKERQEKRKRIYFKIREEIEGKFTFPYDKNEPSSYHINPIFTRDKKERKELIKYLKEKEIQCSHHYPPVHLFSYISERYGRINLSVTENLSKREVTLPLYPCLKDEEVDYIIEVLKKF
- a CDS encoding ABC-2 family transporter protein, with protein sequence WIIEVYNLYYIIYDFYEFAKYPEKIYKGIFRKIFITIIPVIILSNYPVKFLLKERNFFFLFYQILILLIFYLIFKFMWIRGLKRYEGATI